From the Bactrocera dorsalis isolate Fly_Bdor unplaced genomic scaffold, ASM2337382v1 BdCtg306, whole genome shotgun sequence genome, one window contains:
- the LOC125780239 gene encoding protein spire-like translates to MSHELEELIAFMTAEENDDDCIDEGIDEGHQRWDDEGDDEKWNETKEFDFVLEACKNHVKPTVPEEHYKAVCRALVTETIELRIFLQQVLNDGADNLHLEAGSQTSKQELAKLGFNDWVSLKYARQRTLAGRNLTVV, encoded by the exons ATGTCACATGAGCTGGAGGAACTGATCGCTTTCATGACAGCAGAAG AAAACGATGATGACTGCATCGATGAGGGCATTGATGAGGGCCACCAACGTTGGGATGATGAGGGCGATGATGAGAAGTGGAATGAAAccaaagaatttgattttgtgcTTGAG GCCTGTAAAAATCACGTTAAGCCCACTGTACCTGAGGAGCATTACAAGGCGGTCTGTCGTGCGCTGGTCACGGAAACAATCGAGCTGCGGATATTCCTGCAGCAGGTCTTGAACGATG GTGCCGACAATCTCCATTTAGAAGCCGGTTCACAAACATCTAAACAGGAACTGGCCAAACTGGGCTTCAACGATTGGGTAAGTCTTAAATACGCTAGACAAAGAACGCTTGCTGGAAGAAATCTAACTGTCGTTTAG